The stretch of DNA ACTACAGAGTcaataagaccagtaatcctaacctttttgggtacagggacaatagtgaagactttgaagcaggcagggacagtgcatctttgcagggactggttaaaaatgttggGTGTGAAAtgttgggtgtgaagtgttggttcgggtgggaaagggtccactcttttcatactggagtcttgccttaagtaggtgtgaagtggtgaatgggacggagagggtgcagggtccattctttgcagactggggtctggctgtgtttgttggggagggggtaccagggttacgtttcagattttcaaacctgcagtaaaactcattcaggttgttcgtcagctgacaattgtcctaaaggttgggggggggggggtcaatgtaGTCTGGACATCCCCATCCATTCACCACTGTGCAGCCAGTTTCTCCATCTACGAGTCTGCgggtgacaccactgtggtgggcaggATTATGAACAATAATGAGATGGAGATCTACATGCAGAGGAGACCAAGAGCTTAATAGCAGTGTCAGGACAatgacctctccctcaatgtcagcaagattaaGGAGTGGGTTATTGTCTTCAGGAACCAGGAACAAGGAACCATCACacggaccagactccccaccattgactccaccatTGTGCATCCAAAGGAAGGCAGCCAAGGTAATCAAGGATCTTCCcactctggtcattccttcttctccctgctccagtcGAGCAGAAACTACACAAGCTTGAAAGTACGTACCACCAGACGAAGGAACCCCGGGGAAAAAactgcatttaccccatctattcctctcaaggctTTATACaatataagatcattcctcagcctcccgcagtccaaggaataaagtcctagttttCCCAACCTCTCGCTCTAGTCAAACTCTCGGGCCAGAccatcattctcataaatcttctctgtacccttttcagctTATTGACATCTTTTCATAGCAGGAGGGTGACTGAAACTGAAAATACTCagtgtgcagcctcaccaacgactGCACAAATATACTGCAtttctgtactcacttccccagttgatgaaggccaacgtgtcaAAAGTCTTCTTCACTATTTATCTATCTGAGACAGATAAATTGTACTTGGGTCaaatttataaaacattggttctGTGGGAGATGGGAAAGACTATATTGCACTAAAGTGAATGCAGAGGAGATGCAGATCCCTccagtgtatccctggaggagtttcagggacacgaaaaaaggaaatcaggagggcaaaatggAGACAGAAGATAGTTCTGGAAGATAATATTAAAgttaatcccaagagattttataagtacattaaggggaaaaggggaaacagagagagaatggggtctCTCAGAGTTCAAAgaagtcaactctgtgtggagtaacaggagatgggcaaggtattTGTGAATATTTTTTCTCTGCTTTTACCGGGGGAGCTTggaagtcaatggaagtgtcttgagggtGGTCAACATTATGGTCGAGGTTGTGTTGAAGGTCCTTAAGTGTGTTGAGATGgacaaatctcccgggcctgatcagatgtATCCAACAACTCTGTGGGAAGCCAGAAAGGGAATTGCCGGTGCCCTGGGTAAGATTTGTCATTATTAAATACGGGTGAGTCTTCATTAAATCCATTCGTCCCCACCATTCATCTCTGCAGATTCCCAACAGTACTTACCTCAGAAACAGTGGCATTCAACAATGGAGAACAGATCATGCTCTTGCATGCTACACATTCAACCAATCCTGTTCCTGCTCATACAGTCCACTCTCAGGTTAAACGGATACAATTAATTGTCCAGTATATCACCTTGGAGGAAGTGAGAAGCACATGTCCTGTTCCTGTGTGGTCTGCACACTTGTTCCAGCTGTAAAAAGTGTAACTTTTTAAACACATTTATGGACATTCAGTTACCATGTCTTGATTAATCCAAGGCAAGAAGACAATTATCTCCAACAACCCCACTTACCACAGGGATCGTCTGGTATCACTGTTGTACAAATCAGGTCCTTGTTATTTGTTGTTGTAAAATTGCACTTTTTCTTCGACTGTGATGCTATATTGTaatacatctgtctgatgacctgacgtccacggccaacaccacagctctggtcaagagagcccagcagcgacttcaccctctccgaagactacgtaaagcaggcctccccaccacacacctacggactttttatagggggactgtcgagagcacactgacatacggcatcacttcctggttcgggagctgcaaggcgtacgaacggcaccaactggacaggatagtgaagaccgcaagcaggattattggtgctccactccccttcctgctggacatatacaggaagagatgtatcaacagagccatctccatcatcaaagacccttaccacccatcgcatgacattttctccatcctcccatctgggaagaggtacaggagcattagctgcaaaaccagcaggatgctcctcagcttcttcccacaggctataagactgttaaatggactttgccccctgccaagtatcgcgcacaaacccccacactgcagcagagccactgttgtgccgctgccggtcggaacggctgttgaatgtttagtagagtgttaaatttgttcatgacatgtattttttattttcatttctatttattttttcatgcacactgaatggacactggttgagcaacgtttttttgtttcctctgggtatgcgaatactcaggaaatgacaataaagatatacaatacaatacaatacaacaagcaGTAAAACTCAACATGTGCAAGTTAACTCTACGGTAGGAaggatgatttctctaacttcaagtaaccctagctttccctctctccctgtccctcccccacccttgttctccgactcactgtcctcctgatttttactgtttgtatgcctcgttgtcaacttccccttacccagcaatgaaccattccacatttcctgATCATCGtccgctttgatctgtcgttttcacaccttacattctctttgttcctttccatatctctagttttcctctccatggctctcggtctgaagaagggtctcgacatgaaaagtcacccattctttctctccagaagctgcctgtcctgctgagttactccagcattttgtgtctattttcagccaTTTCCATTTGCTACCATTGGCACAATGCTACCAATTGGCTACGAATGCCTGTACTTCTAATGCAAACTAATGCCCCGCTGCATTCAACATTCTGCCGGGACTGAAGGAAAGGTTTCCAAAATGTTGTGAATTTTAATAAATTTAATGTGAGGTCTCTTATATAAGTGTGAGGGGCAATCTGTGAGGAGTGGCATTGACAAGGAAATGATGAGTTCCTGTGACTTCAAACATCTTGAACAAAGCAGTCAAGCAACACTTGCATGTTCAACGGATACATCCTAGTGTAGCCAAAGAAGGCAGTTGGAGAGCGGGTCCTTTATAGAGCATGGTTTCAAGAGAAATGTGTTTGTGGAATCAGACTATGCTCTATTTCACTACTCGGACAAATCAGGTTGAAACTTGGCGAGGATTATTGTGTGTGTGCCGTTTATGAGGTTATTTGGGATATTAATGCTGCCAAATAAGATGGGTAATTAGGACAACCACCTGCCATGTCGAGACTAGTTTCCAGACGGGTGATATCACTTTGTTCTTGGTTAAACAAATTTCACACATTTGTAAAGATGTTTATTGATCCAGTGCCCTTCATGTGGGATGGTACAATGCCATCTAAAGAACAACTGGTATTTCCGGTGGCGGTGTCTTGTGGCTGCGGTCTGTctaatttatctttttttttttggtcttgttaggagtatgtttttggtttatttttagttgtgtatttgtgggtgtaaaccagcatctgcagctccttccaacaTAGCGACACCTCTCTGCGGGTAAAAGCAGcggggagtgggatggggagagggacgTGGAGAGAGGAACTCGCTATCGCAGCTTCACTGCAGGTCCCGGTTACCCCGTCTCCGCAAGAACTCCCCGGCGCTAGGACAatccctccacccccctgccCGCCCCTCCCAATCCTCCCACCCCAGACTGGAGGGAGGGACTGGGTAACATTGCCCATCTCTGCAATCAACGTGCAAACCCCGGCACTCCCCGTGGAATGTTAAACTAAACACATTTGTGAGTAAAACACAAACACGCATGTCTTGCAccacctttctctctcccccaccgctcaccgtctctcccctgtctcccactcgcatctgccccctctctctcgctgttacaccccgctctcccgctacctggcacccccattCGCTTTTTTTCTCAAataacctttgacaaatcccatggttccttgcatttttcaggataccgaactcgcttattaaacGTGTTACCAGATGAATGTTGTAGATTCAACTTGCAATTTTCCTTTAGTTTTCTATTGAGCCACTGGGTGGAGCAATACTCAACAATTTTCTGTCAATACATGGAGGGAAAATCATGCATGTATAAATCCTTCTAATAGTATTGGGGGACAAAGGACTCTAATTCATTTTCTGAATTCTTGGACTGGATTTAATTTCATTTAGGTAAATGAAAAAGTGGTAAAGATGGCctgaaaagagaaagagagtaaGGATTGTGTGACGCTTAGAGAGAAAATTCCAAAGCCTAAAACACTAGCAGCTGAAAGCATGACTGTAAAATTGTGGAGCAATTAAAGGTAGTGCTAATTAGGCCAAGAGTTTGAGAAGATTTAAGAGCCAGAAAAGGGCTGGTCCATGAATACACTTTAAAAAACGAATAAGAATTTTAAAACAGGCTGTTCCCAAAAGTGGTCAGTTTAATGAGTGAGAGACATGGTGAAAGAAAATCTATTGCCTGCAATTTAGTCAgagagctatacagcacagaaacaggcccttcagctcagatcatgccaaccaagttgcctaaccgtGTTAGTCCGACTTAGCACATCCCTATCCACATACCTTACCAAGGGTAATTTAATGTTATAATTGCATTTGCCTCTaacacttcatctggcagcttgttcgatgTATGCATCACCCTCAATGTGAAAAGTTGGCCTGATGtccattttaaatctttctcccctcactttaaacctatgcccaccaGTGTCAGACGACCCGGAGGAAAGATTCACATTATCTAAGATTTTGTAAATGATTTTGTAAATGTCGATAAGGTCACCTCTAAGTCTCCTATTCTCCAAGGAAATGGCCCAGGCTATATTGACTTTCATAATAACTCAAACCTtccagacctggcaacatcctcataaatctcctctagAACCTGTCTAGTTTAATCTCCAAACCTCCTTTATCCTAAGCTGTACGTTTCCCAATGTGAGTTTAATTATATTCTCTGTATTGTAGGATAGCCAGAACAggacacagtactctaaatgtggacATCTATGTACAGATGTAACATGACATCTAACTCATGTACACACTAACCTGACCGATGAAGTCAAATGTGCCAAATACCTTGTTCGTCACCCTGTCTACTTGGaattatatacagtgcattcagaaagtagtcagaccccttcactttttcaacattttgttacGTATCAGTCtttttctaaaatggattaaattcattttttgtaaTCAGCAATCtaaacacaataccccataataaaaaagcaaaacaggtgtttagaaatgtttgcaaagtaattaaaaagaaataactgaaatatcacatttacataagtattcagaccctttactcagtactttgttgaggcacctttggcagcgattacaacctcaagtcttcttgggtatgacactacaagcttggcacatctgtatttgggtaatttctcccattcttctctgcagatcctctcaagctctgtcaggttggatggggagcgtcgatgcacagctattttcaggtccctccagagatgttcgatcagattcaagtccgggctctggcttgGCCACTTAAggatattcacagacttgtcacgaagccactcctgcgttgtcttggctctGTGCTTATGGTCGTTCtcttgttggaaggtgaacctccgccccagtctgaggtccagaatgttcTGGAgctggttttcatcaaggatctctctgtactttgctccattcatctttccctcaatcctgactggtctcccagttcctgtcaCTGAAAAGCatcccccacagcatgatgctgccaccaccatgcttcaccgtgatgAGCGGTGCTTGGTTTTcttcagacgtgacacttggcattcaggccaaagagttcaatctttgtttcatcagaccagagaatcttgtttctcatggtctgagagtcctttaggtgcctttcgGCAAACTCGAAGCagactgtcatgtgccttttactgaggagtggcttctgtttggccactctaccataaagacctgattggtggagtgctgcagatatagttgtcctcctGGAAGGTTCTCCatttctccacagaggaactctggagctctgtcagagtgaccattgggatCTTGgttacctccctgaccaaggtcccttctcccccgattgctccgTGATTGCTCGGCGACTGTCaagaatggaacacacacacacatcgtttccttcaccagcctgttatacaggcaggggacagggcaagcggggagagtggggagagcgttctcggagtgaaattcacacggtgcaaagccgatatgacacagacacacaccgcgatgaacacgaaggttggcgctgtaattaagacggtgaaagcacagtgtgcgggaagggtcacgtaagtcctttaaaagagggggggggggggggaaagggggatagGGGGacgaagggggggagaaggaatggagacaacttttaagaagccagagatacacggctgtgagcacaaggcattgggggttcagtatggatgtggatagagaactggctggcaaacaggaagcaaagagtaggagtaaacgggtccttttcacaatggcaggcagtgactagtggggtaccccaaggctcagtactgggaccccagctattaacaatatatattaatgatctggatgagggaattgaaggcaatatctccaagtttgcggatgacactaagctggggggcagtgttagctgtgaggaggatgctaggagactgcagggtgacttggataggctgggtgagtgggcaaatgtttggcagatgcagtataatgtggataaatgtgaggttatccatttcggtggcaaatacaggaaagcagactattatctaaatggtggccgattgggaaagggggagatgcaacgagacctgggtgtcatggtacaccagtcattgaaggtaggcatgcaggtgcagccggcagtaaagaaagcgaatggtatgttagctttcattgcaaaaggatttgagtataggagcagagaggttctactgcagttgtacagggtcttggtgagaccacacctggagtattgtgtacagttttggtctccaaatctgaggaaggacattattgccatagagggagtgcagagacggttcaccagactgattcctgggatgtcaggactgtcttatgaagaaagactggatagacttggtttatactctctagaatttagaagattgagaggggatcttatagaaacttacaacattcttaaggggttggacaggctagatgcaggaagattgttcctgatgttagggaagtccaggacaaggggtcacagcttaaggataaaggggaaatcctttaaaaccgagatgagaagaacttttttcacgcagagagtggtgaatctctggaactctctgccacagagggtagttgaggccagttcattggctatatttaagagggagttagatgtggcccttgtggctaaggggatcagggggtatggagagaaggcaggtacgggatactgagttggatgatcagccatgatcatattgaatggcggtgcaggctcgaaggacggaatggcctactcctgcacctaatttctatgtttctatgtttctatgaagctcggcggacattaccggttatcctttttttttccccccaatgacccAATGAACATCGTACTAATTTCTCTACTTTTCGTTTACCTGTGGCTTGTTCTTTGACGTACTTTGAGAAGAGACTTTGCAGATGATGCAATGCACTGGTAGGCCATGCCTGCGGTCAGGGTGCTCGACGGTAGCTGTTTGTTGACCATCACTTGTCATGGACCGAATCAGTCTCTTTGGGGCCGGCTCATGTGGTTCGccatcaggaactgcttcttgagGGAATTCACTTACTTTAGGGTTTTTAGGCGTTTGGATTGAACAAAATTagaagaggaaaaagaaaacggaaaaggaaagaaaagtaaaataactcAACATcctgaaatatattttaattgtacAAAACAACAGAATAcgaccataaaaactaataaatgTTGATATAGACCTATCACAATATTTTAGGGGTATCAGTAACAAACTGAGCATCATCCAAAACTACATTTAAATACATATAGCATTTTGTTAAAATGTTTATTTACATGAACCTTGGTCACTATGCCCCAGTTGATGTTTAAAAGCTTTTAATAGGGCCACAAATTTCACACATAACATTGACATTATTTCTGTAACTATAAATTCTAGTGATACATTTTATATAAGCATACTTAATGCTTGATGAGCtctaccttttttttaaatcatttttatttcagTTCACAACATTATAACTTTacaaatataaaattaatatatTATCGTGTACATCACTGACTTCAAAGCTTACTGACAGAAATGTGCCATTGGCATAACTAAGTTTAAGAAACCTTTTATATGTCAAGATATACACTAGAAATGCATAACAGAACAATTCAGACAGTCAATTTCTGATTTTCATCAgattcattttgcatgttcgaaatcagttgtaaaacaaaattatcagcaaatggttagcattacctttcttCGAAACCTTGCTATAGCTCGATTTATTGTTGCAATGTTGCAGATGATTGCAATCGGCAAGATAAcccgggatacactgctgcctcctaataatagaagataaaaTGTGTAAGGGAGTATTTTACTTCTTTTCATTTTTAATATTGTGTAAGACAAAATGAATATATCACTGGAGCAATATACATGTACGCATGTTCAGATTGATGGGATGGCAGGTCAGCAAATTATTATATTAGTGTTCATTATGTGGCACAGTGCCTCCAGTGCATGTCCACACACAACAattttgtgtgtgaatgtgtatgggGCTCTGAGGAGTGGTGGGGCTGAGGTGTTTTGAAAGttgcctcagcattttgtgtctatgttcagccATTTCCTCTTGCTACCATTGGCACGATGCTACcatttcacagaccacagtctgttcgtattggtggaaatgtgacagccttgataacaatcagcatgggagcacctcaaagctgcgtactcagccccctgctgtactcactctgtacacatgactgcgtagccagtctcAGTGCAAA from Leucoraja erinacea ecotype New England chromosome 5, Leri_hhj_1, whole genome shotgun sequence encodes:
- the LOC129697554 gene encoding uncharacterized protein LOC129697554, which translates into the protein MSSPVSSETGCTAAPPAETGIRRGTADARLAEAPHHCWADHNPTGWFASGRGSSKCAPARSRRTSSGSRPRRQQCIPGYLADCNHLQHCNNKSSYSKVSKKVSEFPQEAVPDGEPHEPAPKRLIRSMTSDGQQTATVEHPDRRHGLPVHCIICKVSSQSTSKNKPQSPSNHGAIGGEGTLVREVTKIPMVTLTELQSSSVEKWRTFQEDNYICSTPPIRSLW